The genomic DNA CCAACAGTGGCGCCAAAAAAGCTTTGATCCTTTAATACATCTTGATACGAATCATACGATAAAAGGATATTTTCCCAATGATTATTTTTGTTTGGCATCAAAAGTTGATGGAGGCGCGCGCCATAATTGAGAAGAACGACTTCTAAAAAGTCGTTCTTCAAAGTAATTTTTTTTAAGTTTGTGCTTGGAATATCGGTTACGGTGATACGATTATCCTTCATGATCAAGCCACACTTTTTTTAAGTAATCAAACGTTAAAGCGCTCGTCTCTGGCACGATGGGCAACCCTTCGCCTAACTCTTCTTTGCGGCCAACGCCAACAGGTTGCGCTCCGCTAGCAAGAATCGCTTGAATCCCAGCTTTGGCATCTTCAATGCCAAGACATTCTGCTGGTGTCAAATCAATTTCTTTCGCAGCTAAAATGAAAATATCTGGAGCGGGTTTACCTGCCTGGACGTCTGCTGGATTAGCAATGGCATCAAAAAGGGGCGTCAATTGCATTTTTTCTAAAAGAAAAGGCCCATTTTTACTTGCAGAAGCCAAGGCGATTTTAATATTGGCCGCACGTAATTCCGTTAATAAAGAAAAAATTCCTGGGTAGACATCTTCAGGCGTAATCGCTTGGATCATTTCCAAGTAATAATCGTTTTTCCGTTGCGCTAACTGGGCAAATTCTTCAGAAGAAAACGTGCCTTCTTTTTTTCCGTATTTTAACAGTAACTGCAGAGAATCTTCACGGCTTACACCTTTCAATTGTTCGTTGAAAACACGGTCAATGGAAATTCCAATTTCGTTCCCTAATTTTTTCCAAGCGTGGTAATGAAATTCTGCTGTATCAGTAATAACACCATCTAAATCAAACAAAACGCCTTTAAACATGAACTTCTTCCTTTCTGATCGGTAAAACTAATCGATCTTTTAATGTGTATTTTTGATCGTAAACAGTTAATGGAATTGCAGGGCCGTCGAGTAAAGTGAAGGCCACTTGGTCTGCTGAAACTTCAACAAATAGTAAACGATTCCGATAATTAATGTGGAATGAGTAGGCTGTCCAAGTCGCTGGTAAAAAGGGTGCAAATTTTAGTTGTTGATGGTCCGTTTTCATTTGGGCAAAACCTTGCACAATCGCTAGCCAACTACCAGTCATTGAGGTAATGTGTAAGCCATCTTCTGTATCATTATTGTAATTATCTAAGTCAAGGCGCGCTGTTCGTTGATACATTTCCACTGCTTTTTCTTCCATGCCTAATTCAGCAGCTAACACAGCATGAATGCTTGGTGAAAGGGAAGATTCATGGACAGTCATTGGTTCGTAAAAGTTAAAGTTCCGGCGTTTTTCTTCTAAAGAAAAGGCGTCATTGAAGAAATAAATTCCTTGAAGAACATCGGCTTGTTTAATGAAACAAGACCGCAAAATTTTATCCCATGACCAATGTTGATTTAAAGGCAGCTCACTAAGTGGTAAATCAGAAACAGGCATTAAATCTTTATCTAAGAAAGTGTCATGTTGTACAAAAATGCCTAATTCGTTATCCACTGGGAAGTACATATTTTCTACAATGTCTGCCCATTTAGCTAATTCGTCGTCTGCAATTTTGAGCGTTGTTTCTTCTTGGAATTTTAAATAAGACTCACGGGTGTAACGTAGAACCCACGCAGCGATGGTATTGGTATACCAGTTATTATTGATATTATTTTCATATTCATTTGGCCCCGTTACGCCATGAATCATATATTGTTTATGACGTTGGGAGAAGTGGACCCGATCTGCCCAAAAACGAGCG from Enterococcus faecalis includes the following:
- the pgmB gene encoding beta-phosphoglucomutase; this encodes MFKGVLFDLDGVITDTAEFHYHAWKKLGNEIGISIDRVFNEQLKGVSREDSLQLLLKYGKKEGTFSSEEFAQLAQRKNDYYLEMIQAITPEDVYPGIFSLLTELRAANIKIALASASKNGPFLLEKMQLTPLFDAIANPADVQAGKPAPDIFILAAKEIDLTPAECLGIEDAKAGIQAILASGAQPVGVGRKEELGEGLPIVPETSALTFDYLKKVWLDHEG